The Paraburkholderia largidicola DNA segment GGTGCGTGCACGGTGTCGTCGATGGGGAAATGCAGCAGCGCGGCGAACAGTCCCGCCAATGCCGTCGCGGCCCAGATCAGCGTGTACGAGCCCGTCACGTCGAACACGTAGCCGCCGAGCCACGCGCCGAGAAACGAACCCAGCTGATGACTGAGAAACACCACGCCGAACAGCGTGCCGAGATGCCGCGTGCCGAACACCTTGGCGATCAGGCCGCTGGTGAGCGGCACGGTGCCGAGCCACGTCAGGCCCATCACGGCGGCGAACAGCACGACGGATAGCGTCGACTTCGGCAGGAGAAAGAACGCGGCAATCGTCGCGCCGCGAATCAGATAGAGCCAGCCGAGCACCTGCTGCTGACGGAAGCGCCCGCCCAACCAGCCGCACGCCCAGCTTCCCGCCATGTTGAACAGGCCAATCAGCGCGAGTGCGGTCGCGCCAAGGCCCATCGGCATGTGGCACAAGCTCAGATAGCCGGGCAGGTGGGTGGCGATGAACGCCAGCTGGAAGCCGCAGGTGAAGAAGCCGAGCGTCAGCAGCCGGTAGCCGCGATGGCGCACGGCGTACGCGAGCGTCTCGCGCAGCGGCGGGGCAGGGGCCGCTGCGGGTGACGCAGCCACATGCGCCGCGCCGACTTTCCGATGCCGGTCGAGCAACATGCCGAAGGGTGCCGCGACCAGCATCAGGAAGGCGAGCGCATAGAGCGACGTCGATATGCCCGAGGTTTCGCGCACCAGTTGCGCGAACGGCACCATCAGCACCTGTCCCAGCGAGCCGCCCGCGCTCGCGATGCCCATTGCCATGCTGCGCTGCTCGGGCGTCGCGACGCGCCCGACGGCCGTCAGCACGACGCCGAAGGTCGTGCAGCTCACGCCGATGCCGACCAGCAGCCCAAGGCCGACAATCAGCGCGATACCGGACGGTGAACTGGCCGCGAGCGCGAGGCCCGCGGCGAAGGTCGTAGCGCCGAACGCGACCACGGGCGCGGCGCCGTAGCGGTCCGCGGCGGCGCCCGCGAACGGCTGCGCGAAGCCCCATACGAGATTGTGCAGCGCGATCGCAAAGGCCACGAGCGTGACGGGCAGGCCGCGGTCGAACGAAAACGGACCGATGAACAGACCGAAGGTCTGCCGGATGCCCATGGCCGCGCTGATGATCAGCGCGGCGGCGACGATCACGTAAACCGTCGGGTTCTTGAGGGGTGCTGCGTAAGCGGATTTGGCCGTCGACATGTTTCGTTTCCTCCTGGCGGCATCCTCGCAGCAGCGAGCAGGCGCGACAAACGAAAAGTTTTCGGCGACAGATGAAGAAAATTCACTCGCGGGGCGAACACGCCGCTAGCGGGTTGCCGTTGTGAGGTGCACGGCGTCATCGATTGAAGTCGTGTCATCGAACGCGTGGGCTTCCTGAAGCAGCCAGCGCTTGAATGCCTGCAGATCCGGCCGCTCGTCGGTGCCTTCGGCGCTGACCAGCCAGTATGCCGTCTTCGCATCGACGGTGGGCGCGCCCGCTTCGACGAGCGTGCCGTCAAACAGCTCGCGGTTCACCAGCGGCCGTCTGCCGATCGCGACGCCCGTACCCGTTGTGGCCGCTTCGAGCGCCAGCTGGATCGTGTCGAAGCGCAGGCCGCCCGCCGCGTCGATATCGTGGATACCCGCGCCGTCCAGCCACGCCTGCCAGTCTTCGCTCGCGGTATCGACATGAATCAGCGTCGCGCGGCGCAAGTCGATGTTGCCGTGTGCGTCGCGCAGCTTGTCGCGATACGCCGGGCTGCAGACGGGCACGAGTCGCTCGCCGAACAGGCGGCTCCAGTCGCTGCCCGGCACCGGGCCACGGCTCAGACGGATGCCGAAGTCGAAACCGTCGACGGGAAAGCCCACCTGGCGGCGTGAGGTATCGACGGACACGTCGATGCCCGGCCACTGTGCGCGAAACTCGAACAGGCGCGGCACGAGCCAGCGCATCGCGAGCGTCGGCGCGCAGCTCACCGTTACCGTGCGATGCGTGCGGTTGTCGGGCAGCCGCTGCGTGCCGAGCGCGATCAACGAGAACGCCTCGGCGATGTAGGGGAAATATTGCTCGCCCGCGGGTGTCAGCGACAGCTTGCGCGGCTCGCGAACGAACAGCGCGACCCCGAGCGATTCTTCGAGCGCGACGATGCCGTGGCTAACCGCGCTCGGCGTCACGTTCAGCTCGGCGGCAGCGAGCTTGAAACTACCGTGCCGCGCTGCCGCCTCGAAGAAACGTAGCGAGTTAAGCGGGGGCAGGCGAAGCGGCATGGCGCGACCTTTGGGCGTGTGGGTGAGGGGAAGGTGATTTGCCCGGCTAGCGGTCAGCCGCGCGCCGTGCGTGCCGCAAGCCGTCAGTGATACCGGCGGACACGCCGTGCCGTTCGCATGCGCTCAAGGGCAGCACGAGCAGCCGCGATGCCGCATGCCGTATCCGCCTTCGCCTTCGGATGCGCCGCCCGACGAACCGCCCGACGCGCTGCCGAGCAACGCCGGCGCGCCCACCCGCACGCGTTCCGCGGAGGTGCCGCAGCGGGGACAACTGGCCGGTTCGTCGCGTTCAGCGATGCGCCGCACCGTTTCAAACGCGCCGCACTCGGCGCACTCGTAGTCGTACACAGGCATGACTTGTTCCGTTGTTGTCGGCACGACGCGCCCGCGGCGCGCGATACGTTTCAGCGCTTGCGCCGGCTGCTGCGCGTGCGCTCGTGAAACCCATCGGGCTTCGTGCGTACCCAGTTCACGAAAGCTCTGACTTGTTCGTTTTCGAGCAGGCGATCGACGGATGCATAGCTTGTCGCCAGTTCGCGCTCCGAAAAAAGCGCATGCAACTGCCGATGGCAGATCCGGTGCAGCGCAACCGTTTCCCGGCCGCCTTCCGTCTTCGGCACCAGATGATGCTCGTCGCGCTGATCGGCGGGAATCGCGCGGCCGCACAACGGACACGCTTCTTCCGCTGGCGGCCGATACCAGGACTCCACTTCACGCTTATGCATCCATACTCCATCGATGCCCCTGCGAATCCCATCATCCTACCAACTTTCACGGCGGGCACTGGCGCCGTGCGTACGCGCAAGCGGCGATGCTATGCTGGCCTCTCTTCGTCACAGGAAGGCAAGGGCATGACGATGGTCGATACGCATGCGGAGCCGGGCCCCCGTGTGGGCTCGCGTCCTGATCCCGCTTCGGGCGGGCGCGCCGAATACCGGCCGCCCGTCAACGAGGACGAGTTGCTGTTGAAGTGGATTCGCCGCGCGCGCGAGTCGCAGAAGAGCCACTACGACATGGCCGATCTGCTGGCCGCGCGTAACCGGATGTTCGGCATCGGCGTGACCGTCGTGTCGGCCGTGGTCGGGACGACGGTGTTTCTGTCGCTGGTGGCGTCGGCGGATTCGCGCTGGGTGCGGCTCGTCGTCGGGCTGGTGAGCATAGCGGCGGCCGCATCGGCGGCGTTGCAGACCTTTCTGCGCTATGCGGAGCGCGCCGAGCAGCATCGTTCGGCGGGCGCGCGCTATGGCGCGGTGCGGCGCAGGCTGGAAGCGATTTACGCAGGCGACCCGAGCGCTCGCGACGGCCGCTATGTGAGTGAAGCGCGCGACATCCTCGACCGGCTCGCGGAAGACTCACCGAGCGTGCCGCCGCGCGTGTTCAGGCGCACCC contains these protein-coding regions:
- a CDS encoding MFS transporter; translated protein: MSTAKSAYAAPLKNPTVYVIVAAALIISAAMGIRQTFGLFIGPFSFDRGLPVTLVAFAIALHNLVWGFAQPFAGAAADRYGAAPVVAFGATTFAAGLALAASSPSGIALIVGLGLLVGIGVSCTTFGVVLTAVGRVATPEQRSMAMGIASAGGSLGQVLMVPFAQLVRETSGISTSLYALAFLMLVAAPFGMLLDRHRKVGAAHVAASPAAAPAPPLRETLAYAVRHRGYRLLTLGFFTCGFQLAFIATHLPGYLSLCHMPMGLGATALALIGLFNMAGSWACGWLGGRFRQQQVLGWLYLIRGATIAAFFLLPKSTLSVVLFAAVMGLTWLGTVPLTSGLIAKVFGTRHLGTLFGVVFLSHQLGSFLGAWLGGYVFDVTGSYTLIWAATALAGLFAALLHFPIDDTVHAPVEPARV
- the gcvA gene encoding transcriptional regulator GcvA, encoding MPLRLPPLNSLRFFEAAARHGSFKLAAAELNVTPSAVSHGIVALEESLGVALFVREPRKLSLTPAGEQYFPYIAEAFSLIALGTQRLPDNRTHRTVTVSCAPTLAMRWLVPRLFEFRAQWPGIDVSVDTSRRQVGFPVDGFDFGIRLSRGPVPGSDWSRLFGERLVPVCSPAYRDKLRDAHGNIDLRRATLIHVDTASEDWQAWLDGAGIHDIDAAGGLRFDTIQLALEAATTGTGVAIGRRPLVNRELFDGTLVEAGAPTVDAKTAYWLVSAEGTDERPDLQAFKRWLLQEAHAFDDTTSIDDAVHLTTATR
- a CDS encoding FmdB family zinc ribbon protein encodes the protein MPVYDYECAECGAFETVRRIAERDEPASCPRCGTSAERVRVGAPALLGSASGGSSGGASEGEGGYGMRHRGCSCCP
- a CDS encoding HNH endonuclease, which encodes MHKREVESWYRPPAEEACPLCGRAIPADQRDEHHLVPKTEGGRETVALHRICHRQLHALFSERELATSYASVDRLLENEQVRAFVNWVRTKPDGFHERTRSSRRKR
- a CDS encoding SLATT domain-containing protein, whose translation is MTMVDTHAEPGPRVGSRPDPASGGRAEYRPPVNEDELLLKWIRRARESQKSHYDMADLLAARNRMFGIGVTVVSAVVGTTVFLSLVASADSRWVRLVVGLVSIAAAASAALQTFLRYAERAEQHRSAGARYGAVRRRLEAIYAGDPSARDGRYVSEARDILDRLAEDSPSVPPRVFRRTQETLRVAALQGRDEARWE